The stretch of DNA CGGACGACGGCGCGGGGATCGCCCCCGGCGACCGCGACCGCCTGTTCGAACCCTTCTTCACGACCAGGCGGGCCAGCGGCGGCACCGGCCTCGGCCTCGCCATCGCCCGGGCTTTGCTGCGCAACGGCAGGGCCGATCTCGACCTGGTGTCTGCCCCGGCCGGGACCTGCTTCCGCCTGTCGCTGCCCGCCGCCTGAACCTTCAGGCGGCGCGGCCGGCCAGCGGCTCGGGGGCGGTGAAGCGGTCGTCGAAACAGGCGGCGATCTTCTGCACCAGGGCGCGGGCCTCGGGTGGGATGGCGACACGGCGGCCCCTGATCTCGACCTCGTCGCCGAGGGCGGCCAGCCGCGGCCAGGCGTCGCCGACCAGGGCGGGATCGAGGCGCAGCTGGGCGGCGACATGATCGACATCGACCTGGTAATCGCACATCAGGCGTTCGATCACGCTGCGGCGCAGGCGGTCGGCGGCCGACAGGGCGAAGCCCCGGGCGGTCGCGAACAGGCCCTGGCCGACCGCCTTGTGCCAGGCGGTGACGTCGGGCGTGTTCTGGACATAGCCGCCGGGCAATTCGCCGATCGACGACGGGCCGAGGCCGATCAGGACCCCGGCGTCGTCGGTGGTGTAACCCTGGAAATTGCGGTGCAGCCGGCCGGTGGCGGCGGCCCGGGCCAGCGTATCCTCCGGCCGGGCGAAATGGTCGAGGCCGATCGCCTCATAGCCGGCGGCGACGATCATGTCGAAGGCGGTGCTGGCCTGGGCGTGGCGGGCGGCGGCGTCCGGCAGGCTTTCGACCGGGATCAGGCGCTGGTGCGGCTTCATCTGCGGGACATGGGCATAGCCGAACAGGGCGATGCGGTCGGGCGCGAGGCTGAGGATGGCGCGCACCGTTTCGCGCAGGCCCTCGACCGTCTGCCAGGGCAGGCCGTGGACGAGGTCGATGTTGATCGACTGCACGCCGCGCCGGCGCAGGCCCTCGACCGCGCGGGCGATCACGGTGAAGGGCTGGATGCGGTTGATCGCCCGCTGGACCCGGGGATCGAGGTCCTGGCAGCCGATGCTGGCCCGGGTCATGCCGGCGGCGGCCCAGGCGTCGAGCTTGCGCTCGTCGAGGTCGCGGGGGTCGATCTCGACCGCGATCTCGGTCCCGGCGTCGATGACGAAGCGGTTGTGCAGGCTGCGCATCAGGTGGCCGATGTCCTGCGGGCTCATGATCGTCGGGCTGCCGCCGCCGAAATGGAGATGGGCGATGCGCGCCCGCCGGCCCAGGCTTTCGGCGACCAGGCTGGCCTCGGTGGCGACGGCGGTAACATAGCGTGTTACCGGTGCCGCCCGGTTCATCACCTTGGTGTGACAGCCGCAGAACCAGCACAGCGAGTCGCAATAGGGTACATGGATGTACAGCGACAGGTCCCGGTCCTCGGGCAGGCGGTACAGCCAGTCCGCATAGGTCTCGCCATCGATGCCGGCATGGAAATGCGGCGCGGTGGGGAAGCTGGTGTAGCGCGGAAAGCGCGCAGTGAGATGTGTGTCGGCCATGACACGATGAAACGCCCGCTGCCCTTTTCTTGCTTTGATCCAGGTCAAGATTGCGGAACGCCCCTGGTCCATTTCGTCGCAGCCGCAAGGGATTGACCTTAATCAACGCTTAACCCTGGTGCGGGGGGCACTGTCAATCCCGCAGGTGACGCCGTGACGCCGTCGCCAAGGAGGGAAGAGCAATGCTGAAGATGTTGAAGGCCGGCCTGCCGGCGGCCGCAGTCCTCGCCGCCGGTCTTGCGGGCGGCCTGATCCAGACGACCGGTGCCCAGGCGGCCGAACAGAGCCCCTGGATGGTGCGCGGCCGGGCGCTGATCGTGCTGCCCGAGGAAAACCTGGACAAGATCAACCCGGTTCTCGGGCCGAGCACCGACGTCTCGATCGACGACTCCGTGGTGCCCGAACTCGACATCACCTATTTCTTCACCAAGAATATCGCGGTCGAACTGATCCTGGGCACGACGCCCCACGACGTGAAGGTGACCGGGCCGGACGTCGACCTCGGCAGCGTCTGGCTGCTGCCGCCGACCCTGACGGTGCAGTATCACTTCGCGCCCGAGGCGAAGATCCGCCCCTATCTGGGCGTCGGCGTGAACTACACGATCTTCTACGGCAAGGACGAGCCGTCGGGCACCACGGTCGACTACGACAATAATTTCGGCTGGGCCCTGCAGGCCGGCGTCGATTTCGCCATCGACGACCATTGGGCGCTGAATGTCGACGTGAAGCAGATCTTCCTGTCGACCGACGTGAAGGTGAACGGCGCGGTCAAGGCCGATGTCGACATCAACCCCCTGCTGGTCGGCCTCGGCGTCGGCTATCGCTTCTGATCACTCGAGAGGCGAAACGCCGGACGGTTTCCTCCCATCCCTGCCGCCCGCGCGGCTCTCTCGGCAAGCGGCCCTTCGGGGCCGCTTTTTTTGCGTGGCCGGCATGGCCCGGGATTGGACCAAGGTGGGGGAAGAATCTGCTGCCGCCGCGAAATTGAAATATTGCAGTGCAATATTCCCCTGTGCGAAAGTTTTCTGGAACCCATCCAAGGCCGGTGGGTTTATCTGGGGAAGCCGGGAAGTGGGGCAGCGATCCTGTCCTTGATCCGGGCTTGGGGCGCCGGTCCCCTCCTTGGCTGGCGAAGGCTTGGATATTCGAGACTCTGAAATGATCATCGAACTGAAGCAGAATGACCGCGTGCTGGCGACCGACGTCGTGACCGCCACCGAGACGTTCGAGGCCCGCCACCTCCGCTGGGCCGAGCGCAAGGCCCGCGAACTGGCCCTGGAAGGCGAATATGAAGTCGCCCTGAAGACCCTGGCCGGCTCGGTCTGGGCGCATCAGAGCGTCGCGCACGCCGCCTGATCGATCTCAGGGTCTGATCCCACTCAGGGCTTGCCGGCGCCCCCCAGGGGTGGCCGGCTGCGAAAAGGGCTGTGCGGCTTGGGTGCCGGGCAGCCCTTTTGCCTTAAATGTTTAATAACGGGTCAGCTTTCTTGCCTCGTTGCGGATGGCGACGGCGGTGCGCGAACTGATCTGGCGCCGCAGCAAGGTGACGACGACGGCCAGCGTCGCCAGCGTGAAGGCATAGGGGCCGCCGAACCAGAACAGGGCCGCCAGGGCGAAATAATAGGCGCGGATGCCGCCGTTGAAGGATTGTGCCCCTTGCGACAGGACGTCGGCCGTCAGGTCCGCCATCGTGTCCATTTCCGCCCTTTCGGCCTGCTGCGGCCCGGGGGTGGCGCCGATCAGGGCGATCGCGTAGTTGAACTGGCGCAGCGCCCAGGAGAAGCGGAAGAAGCCGGCGACGAAAACCGCAAGCGGCAGCAGCACCTTCACTTCGAACAGGCCCCGCGTCGTCCTGGTGGTGAAATCGAGGGACTCGACCGTCTGCTGCAAGCCGTCGAGGCCGGCCAGGGCGCCGAGCAGGGCCGCCGCGATCAGTACCGTGGTCGAGGCGAAGAAGGCGGCCGAATTCATCACATGGCCCATCAGGGCGGCATCGGCGACCCGCATCTCGCGCTTCGCCATATTCTCCATCCAGTGGCGCCGGACCACCTTCATGGTGAAATTGATCGTGCGGAAGCGCCGCCCGACCAGGTTCAGCCCCGGCTCGTAGCCGAACCACACCGCCCCGAACAGGCCGAGAGCCAGCAGGTCCGGCGCCGTGAAGCCGAAGGCGAAAAGGGAGGCGAGAAGGCTGTCGAGCATGACCCGATCCTATCCCAGGCCCGGGGCCTGCGCCACGGCCCGCCGGTGACCGGAAGATGCATCAACACATAAAGATATCTTTATCCCGGTGGTTGCGCCGCCCCGGGCAGGCTGGTAGAAGAGGGCCATTCCACGCGGGCAGCCGCGTATAACTGCCGTGCCCGGCTTGCCCGTCACGGCCCGAGGATGATGGACATGGCCGCTTTCACCGATTTCAAGGTCAAGGATCTCGCGCTTGCCGACTGGGGGCGCAAGGAAATCCGCATCGCCGAGACGGAAATGCCCGGCCTGATGGCGCTGCGCGAGGAATATGGCGCCGCCCAGCCGCTGAAGGGCGCCCGCATCGCCGGCTGCCTGCACATGACGATCCAGACCGCGGTGCTGATCGAGACCCTGACCGCGCTCGGCGCCGAGGTGCGCTGGTCGTCGTGCAACATCTTCTCGACCCAGGACCAGGCGGCGGCGGCGATCGCGGCGGCCGGCGTGCCGGTCTTCGCCTGGAAGGGCCTGACGGAAGAGGAATTCTGGTGGTGCATCCACCAGACCGTGAAGGGCCCGGACGGCTGGGTCCCCAACATGATCCTGGACGACGGCGGCGACCTCACCGTTCTCATGCACAATGAATATCCGGAACTGATGGGCGGCGTTTTCGGCCTCTCGGAAGAGACGACGACGGGCGTCCACCGCCTCTACGAAATGTACAAGGCGGGCACGCTGAAGGTGCCGGCGATCAATGTGAACGACAGCGTCACCAAGTCGAAGTTCGACAATCTCTACGGCTGCCGCGAGTCGCTGGTCGACGGCATCAAGCGCGCGACCGACGTCATGCTGGCCGGCAAGGTCGCCGTCGTCGCCGGCTACGGCGACGTGGGCAAGGGCTCGGCCGCCTCGCTGCGCAGCCAGGGCGCCCGCGTGATGGTGACCGAGATCGACCCGATCTGTGCCCTGCAGGCGGCGATGGAAGGCTATCAGGTGGTGACCATGGAAGAGGCGGCCCCGGCCGGCGACATCTTCGTCACCACCACCGGCAATATCGACGTGATCACCCTCGACCACATGCGGGCGATGAAGGACCGGGCGATCGTCTGCAACATCGGCCACTTCGACAGCGAGATCCAGATCGCCGCGCTCCGCAACTACCAGTGGGACAATGTGAAGCCCCAGGTGGACGAGGTGATCTTCCCCGACGGCAAGCGCCTGATCGTCCTGGCCGAGGGCCGCCTCGTCAACCTCGGCTGCGCCACCGGGCACCCCAGCTTCGTGATGTCGGCGTCCTTCTCGAACCAGGTCATCGCCCAGATCGAACTGTTCGGGAACCACAAGAATTACGAGCGCAAGGTCTACATGCTGCCGAAGCACCTGGACGAAAAGGTCGCCCGCCTGCATCTGGCCAAGCTGGGCGCCAAGCTCACCAGCCTGACCGAACAGCAGGCCGCCTATATCGGCGCCAAGGTCGACGGCCCCTACAAGCCCGAACACTACCGCTATTGACCGAGCGCCGCCCGCCGGCGGTTCAGGTCGAGGCCGGGGCGGCGCCGCAAGGTGCCGCCCTTTCCGTTCCGGCAGCGGATATTCAAGGCAAACCATGGTGCGGGCGGTCGGACTCGAACCGACATATCCGTAAGGACGGCGGATTTTGAATCCGCTGCGTCTACCAATTCCGCCACGCCCGCACATTACCGCCGATTCTAGCCTCCGCGCTCTGCACCTATTCTGCACCTAGCGCTTTTTGAGGTTCCCTCGACCGCTTTTCTCCTACCCCGGCAACTCCTTGAACTACAACAGCTTTTCAATTCACCGCGATATTCTGTCGCACGGTAGACAAACCACTTTTTGAGTCCGCTGCGTCTACCAATTCCGCCACGCCCGCGCGTGTCGCCGGCGGCGGGGCCGGCCGGGGAGATCGGCTAGATAACAGCGTGCGGCAGGGAGCGCAAGCGCTTCCTCCGACGAGGGCGGGGGGCAGGGGGCGATGGATCGGGTGGCTTGGCCATCGTATCTTGGGGCAGCAGGTCGGCTGGAGATTCGGTGATGCGGAAAAGCGGTGCAGCGGGATCGGGCGCGCGGCGGGGGGCGGCGCTGGTGCTGGCCGGATCGGCCGCCCTGCTGGGCGGGGCCTTGCTGTTCCAATATGGCGGCGGGCTGGCGCCTTGCGAATTATGCATCTGGCAGCGCTGGGCCCATGGCGCGGCCATGGCCGGCGCCGTTCTCGCCCTGGTGCTGCCGCGCGGCCTGCCGGCGGCGCTGGGCCTCGGGCTTGCCCTGGTCGGGCTGGTGGCCGGGGTCGGGATCGCCGGCTTTCATGTCGGGGTCGAGCAGGGCTGGTGGCAGGGGCTGGCCGCCTGCGGTGGCGGCGGCAGTACGGCAGGCTCGGTCCAGGATCTTCTGTCCCAGATCGAGACTGCGCCGGTGGTCCGCTGCGGCGATGTCGCCTGGTCGCTGTTCGGCCTGTCGATGGCCGGGTGGAACGCGCTGATCTCGCTCGGGCTCGGGCTGGGCGCCCTGGCCGTCGCCCGGCGCCGCTGAGGCTCAGCCTTCGTCGGTAGCGGGGGGCACCGCGGCCTCGCCCCCTTCGGGCAGCATGAAATGGCCGTGGGCGGTGGCGATCGGCCGGGTCGGATCGTCCTGCCAGGCTTCGATCCTGACATTGGCGATGCGCCGGCCGTGCTTGGCGACGATGGCCTTGGCGAAAGTGTCGCGCGGCCGGCCCGAGCGCAGGTAATCGACGGTGATGTCGATCGTCTTCGGGATTCCCGGCTCGGCCATGTCGGCGACGAGCTGGGCGATCGCCGTCATTTCGAGGAAGGCACCGATGGTGCCGCCGTGCAGCGCCGGCAGGCGCGGATTGCCGATCAGGTGATCGGCATAGGGCATATGGGCGATCACCCTGCCCGACTCGTCGGTCGTCGCGGTGACGCCGAGCAGGCGGGCGAAGGGAATCGCCTGCATCAGGCGGCCGATGTCCTCGGTGCTGACCGGGTGGGTGAGGCGGGGCAGGCGCTGGCGGTCGGTCATTGGCCCACCTTTTCGGCGATCTGGCGCGACGGCCCGGTCCGGTTGGCGCCCAGCATGAAGGTCGCGACCGAATGGGCGATGGCATCGCCGCGGTCGCCGTGATGGGCCAGCGCCCGGATGAAGGCGATGCTGCGGGTCTTGCGATAGCATTCGGCATCGACGAACACGGTCTGCCCCGGGGTCGCCGGGCGCAGGTAATCGATGCGGAGGTCGAGGGTGGCGACGCTGGTCATGCGCGTCAGGGCGCAGATCACCGCCGTGCCGCAGGCATTGTCGATCAGCGCGGTGACGATGCCGCCGTGCAGGACGCCGGTCTCGGGATTGCCGACCAGATCCTCGCGCCAGGGCAGGGACAGGGTGGCGCGGGCCGGGCCGACCTCCTCCACCGCCATGCCGACCGCCATGGCGAAGGGCACGGCGGACAGCAGCAGATGCTTGTTCTCGCCGATCAGTTCGCCGATGACCTTTGCGGGCTCCTGCCCGTTGTCCTCGCTCATGCGTTCCCGGTTCCTTCATGCTTGCCCGCCGGTTCCGCCCGCTGCGCGTCGCGCTGGTCGAGGAAACGGTTGATCAGGGCTTCGATCCGATCGAAGTCACGGTCCTTGAAGTTCACCTCGGACTGCGCGAAGGGAATTTCGATCTTCCGTTCGCGGAAGGTGCGTTCGACCGCATACATGAGGTCGGTGCGGACCAGGGCGCCCTCCTCGATATTGGCAAGGAAGCAGCGCAGCTCGAAATCGAGCGAACTGGCGCCGAAATTGAGGAAGAACACCCGGGGCTTCGGGAAGGACAGCACCGACTTGTGGCTGCTCGCGATCTCGATCAGGGTCTTCTCGATCGTCGAGGGATCGCTGCCATAGGCGACGCCGACCGGAATGTCGATGCGGCCCAGCTTGTTGTGCAGCGTGTAGTTGACGATCGGCTGCGAGATGAGGTCGCCGTTCGGCACGATTACCGTGGTGCGCTTGAAGGTCTCGATCTCGGTCGCGCGCACGTTGATGCGCTTCACCGTGCCCTCGGCGCCGCCGATCACCACCCAGTCGCCCACCTTCACCGGCCGTTCGACCAGCACGATGAGGCCGGAGATGAAATTGTTCACGATGTTCTGGAGGCCGAAGCCGATACCGACCGAGAGCGCGCCGGCGATGATCGCGATATTCGAGAAGTTGATGCCCGCGACCGAGACGGCGATGACGAGGCCGAGGGTGGTGCCGGCATAGCCGGCGGCCGACTTGATCGAATTCTGCACCCCGGTATCGAAGCGGGTCTGCGGCAGGATCCGCCGCTCGAGCAGGCGCTGCACCATGCGCGTCAGGCGCAGCGCGACGATGAAGACCACGATCGCCAGCAGGATGTCGGTGAAGGAAATGGTGAAATTGCCGATCCGGACGCCGGAGATGCCGGATTCGAGGAAATTGGCGATATCCTGCCGCGGCACCCCCGCGCTGGGCAGGAAGGCGAGGAAGAGGGCGAAGCCGAGGGCGACGTTGAAGAAGCCGGCGAGCCAGAAATGGGCGACCTTGCCCGAATCGTCCGACAGGCCGAGGGCGCTCCGGACCTGGCGCAAGGGGCCGCGCTGGGCATTCAGCATGGCCGCGGTCGCCTCGCCGATCACCGTCGTCAGGGCCGAGAAAATGCCGAACAGGGCGCCGATCA from Zavarzinia compransoris encodes:
- the hemN gene encoding oxygen-independent coproporphyrinogen III oxidase yields the protein MADTHLTARFPRYTSFPTAPHFHAGIDGETYADWLYRLPEDRDLSLYIHVPYCDSLCWFCGCHTKVMNRAAPVTRYVTAVATEASLVAESLGRRARIAHLHFGGGSPTIMSPQDIGHLMRSLHNRFVIDAGTEIAVEIDPRDLDERKLDAWAAAGMTRASIGCQDLDPRVQRAINRIQPFTVIARAVEGLRRRGVQSINIDLVHGLPWQTVEGLRETVRAILSLAPDRIALFGYAHVPQMKPHQRLIPVESLPDAAARHAQASTAFDMIVAAGYEAIGLDHFARPEDTLARAAATGRLHRNFQGYTTDDAGVLIGLGPSSIGELPGGYVQNTPDVTAWHKAVGQGLFATARGFALSAADRLRRSVIERLMCDYQVDVDHVAAQLRLDPALVGDAWPRLAALGDEVEIRGRRVAIPPEARALVQKIAACFDDRFTAPEPLAGRAA
- a CDS encoding OmpW/AlkL family protein produces the protein MLKMLKAGLPAAAVLAAGLAGGLIQTTGAQAAEQSPWMVRGRALIVLPEENLDKINPVLGPSTDVSIDDSVVPELDITYFFTKNIAVELILGTTPHDVKVTGPDVDLGSVWLLPPTLTVQYHFAPEAKIRPYLGVGVNYTIFYGKDEPSGTTVDYDNNFGWALQAGVDFAIDDHWALNVDVKQIFLSTDVKVNGAVKADVDINPLLVGLGVGYRF
- a CDS encoding DUF599 domain-containing protein, with amino-acid sequence MLDSLLASLFAFGFTAPDLLALGLFGAVWFGYEPGLNLVGRRFRTINFTMKVVRRHWMENMAKREMRVADAALMGHVMNSAAFFASTTVLIAAALLGALAGLDGLQQTVESLDFTTRTTRGLFEVKVLLPLAVFVAGFFRFSWALRQFNYAIALIGATPGPQQAERAEMDTMADLTADVLSQGAQSFNGGIRAYYFALAALFWFGGPYAFTLATLAVVVTLLRRQISSRTAVAIRNEARKLTRY
- the ahcY gene encoding adenosylhomocysteinase is translated as MAAFTDFKVKDLALADWGRKEIRIAETEMPGLMALREEYGAAQPLKGARIAGCLHMTIQTAVLIETLTALGAEVRWSSCNIFSTQDQAAAAIAAAGVPVFAWKGLTEEEFWWCIHQTVKGPDGWVPNMILDDGGDLTVLMHNEYPELMGGVFGLSEETTTGVHRLYEMYKAGTLKVPAINVNDSVTKSKFDNLYGCRESLVDGIKRATDVMLAGKVAVVAGYGDVGKGSAASLRSQGARVMVTEIDPICALQAAMEGYQVVTMEEAAPAGDIFVTTTGNIDVITLDHMRAMKDRAIVCNIGHFDSEIQIAALRNYQWDNVKPQVDEVIFPDGKRLIVLAEGRLVNLGCATGHPSFVMSASFSNQVIAQIELFGNHKNYERKVYMLPKHLDEKVARLHLAKLGAKLTSLTEQQAAYIGAKVDGPYKPEHYRY
- a CDS encoding disulfide bond formation protein B is translated as MRKSGAAGSGARRGAALVLAGSAALLGGALLFQYGGGLAPCELCIWQRWAHGAAMAGAVLALVLPRGLPAALGLGLALVGLVAGVGIAGFHVGVEQGWWQGLAACGGGGSTAGSVQDLLSQIETAPVVRCGDVAWSLFGLSMAGWNALISLGLGLGALAVARRR
- a CDS encoding PaaI family thioesterase, which translates into the protein MTDRQRLPRLTHPVSTEDIGRLMQAIPFARLLGVTATTDESGRVIAHMPYADHLIGNPRLPALHGGTIGAFLEMTAIAQLVADMAEPGIPKTIDITVDYLRSGRPRDTFAKAIVAKHGRRIANVRIEAWQDDPTRPIATAHGHFMLPEGGEAAVPPATDEG
- a CDS encoding PaaI family thioesterase, with the translated sequence MSEDNGQEPAKVIGELIGENKHLLLSAVPFAMAVGMAVEEVGPARATLSLPWREDLVGNPETGVLHGGIVTALIDNACGTAVICALTRMTSVATLDLRIDYLRPATPGQTVFVDAECYRKTRSIAFIRALAHHGDRGDAIAHSVATFMLGANRTGPSRQIAEKVGQ